Proteins from one Triticum aestivum cultivar Chinese Spring chromosome 7A, IWGSC CS RefSeq v2.1, whole genome shotgun sequence genomic window:
- the LOC123150269 gene encoding cell division cycle protein 123 homolog yields the protein MLLVELLRCQIQEWYPAFRRHTVPTVTIPLPAAFLRYLAGQPAHPVPDAPHQDAEGPPPFLLPSLASGRTPFPPLHLPDPVDHDDSSDLFSVCDDDDDDESPPLTAFPELEAAVDAAIAELGGAALPKLNWSAPKDAAFMSADGTVRCTCFAEVAMLLRSSDCVAHDLSSARPSCQDFVCAREGVRRNAGQGSGANQAGAPSNGGGSTSGAGSLSDPPTEDRNEGGRQAAADSDASEDDVGQESGDDSWVDDGFQYYLALRKWYPGLRPEAEFRCFVRGRKLVGVSQRDTSAYYQSLPGWSSEVQPKIEEFFEEVVESQFASQNYTFDVYVRADGRVKLIDFNPWGGYTLPLMFTWEELEDEKRGEDKLEFRVVMEQGAVRPGLMTAVPYDMMDWGEGSGWDVFLKKADNELNRQMASLAMDS from the coding sequence ATGCTGCTAGTAGAGCTGCTCCGCTGCCAGATCCAGGAGTGGTACCCGGCATTCCGCCGCCACACCGTCCCCACCGTCACCATCCCCCTCCCCGCCGCCTTCCTCCGCTACCTCGCCGGCCAGCCCGCCCACCCCGTCCCCGACGCCCCTCACCAGGACGCGGAAGGGCCTCCCCCATTCCTCCTCCCGTCGCTCGCCTCCGGCCGCACCCCCTTCCCGCCGCTCCACCTCCCGGACCCCGTCGACCACGACGACAGCTCCGACCTCTTCTCCGtctgcgacgacgacgacgatgacgagagCCCGCCCCTCACCGCCTTCCCCGAGCTGGAGGCCGCGGTCGACGCGGCCATCGCCGAGCTCGGCGGCGCCGCGCTCCCCAAGCTCAACTGGAGCGCGCCCAAGGACGCCGCCTTCATGTCCGCCGACGGCACCGTCCGCTGCACCTGCTTCGCCGAGGTCGCCATGCTGCTCCGCTCCTCGGACTGCGTCGCGCACGACCTCTCCTCCGCGCGCCCGTCCTGCCAGGACTTCGTGTGCGCCAGGGaaggtgttcgacggaatgccgGACAGGGCAGTGGTGCCAACCAGGCGGGTGCTCCATCGAATGGCGGAGGGAGCACCAGTGGTGCTGGTTCTCTGAGTGATCCTCCCACTGAGGATCGCAATGAGGGAGGCAGGCAAGCTGCTGCCGACAGTGATGCTTCGGAagacgatgttggacaagaaaGCGGCGATGATAGTTGGGTGGACGATGGGTTCCAGTACTACCTCGCCCTCCGCAAGTGGTACCCGGGCCTGCGCCCCGAGGCAGAGTTCCGATGCTTCGTGCGGGGACGGAAGCTGGTCGGCGTGTCGCAGAGGGACACATCTGCTTACTACCAATCGTTGCCTGGGTGGAGTTCTGAGGTGCAGCCGAAGATCGAGGAGTTCTTCGAAGAAGTTGTTGAGTCGCAGTTTGCTTCTCAGAATTACACATTTGATGTGTATGTCAGAGCAGATGGCCGGGTGAAGCTGATTGATTTCAATCCTTGGGGTGGCTATACATTGCCGCTTATGTTTAcatgggaggagcttgaggatgagAAGAGAGGAGAGGACAAGCTGGAGTTTAGAGTGGTAATGGAGCAAGGTGCAGTGAGGCCAGGATTAATGACAGCAGTGCCGTATGATATGATGGATTGGGGAGAAGGGAGCGGCTGGGATGTTTTTCTGAAGAAGGCTGACAATGAACTGAATAGACAGATGGCCTCATTAGCTATGGATTCGTAA